A genomic window from Variovorax paradoxus includes:
- a CDS encoding fatty acid desaturase, translating into MTTTADPSIALARTRRHWWWHYEVPTLLLAAVLYAAWAALLWWHAALPGWALFLAGGFLAQLHFSLQHESIHAMRHLPKWLRHAVVWPPLNLWLPYPFYNRGHSSHHVNFHLTHPERDNESAYHSAPAWAGYGPVWRWIYMANQTIAFRVVLGPFLRLWKLVRFETVQVLSGNFSRLPTWLWHALSVAPVLYYVTAVCGMGFGEYLLCFVYPGMMLGSLRTFTEHRWADTPHERVAIVESNLVFGLLYLFNNLHHVHHRAPTMPWYEIPVYFRKHRAAVLAANGNFYYRGYGEIVRRHLFRPVFTPVHPTW; encoded by the coding sequence ATGACAACGACTGCTGATCCGTCCATCGCCCTGGCACGCACACGCCGGCACTGGTGGTGGCACTACGAAGTGCCCACGCTGCTGCTGGCCGCCGTGCTCTACGCCGCATGGGCCGCACTGCTGTGGTGGCACGCGGCGCTGCCGGGCTGGGCGCTGTTCCTTGCCGGCGGCTTTCTCGCGCAGCTGCACTTCTCTTTGCAGCACGAGAGCATCCATGCGATGCGCCATCTGCCGAAGTGGCTGCGCCATGCGGTGGTGTGGCCGCCGCTGAACCTGTGGCTGCCGTATCCGTTCTACAACCGCGGCCACAGCTCGCATCACGTCAACTTCCACCTCACGCACCCGGAGCGCGACAACGAAAGCGCCTACCACTCGGCGCCCGCGTGGGCGGGCTACGGCCCGGTGTGGCGATGGATCTACATGGCCAACCAGACGATCGCGTTCCGCGTGGTGCTGGGGCCGTTCCTGCGGCTGTGGAAGCTGGTGCGCTTCGAAACCGTCCAGGTGCTGTCGGGCAATTTCTCGCGCCTGCCGACGTGGCTCTGGCATGCGCTGAGCGTGGCGCCGGTGCTGTACTACGTGACCGCCGTCTGCGGCATGGGCTTCGGCGAGTACCTGCTGTGCTTCGTGTACCCGGGGATGATGCTGGGCTCTCTGCGCACCTTCACCGAGCATCGCTGGGCCGACACACCGCACGAGCGCGTGGCCATCGTCGAATCGAATCTCGTGTTCGGGCTGCTGTACCTCTTCAACAACCTGCACCACGTGCACCATCGCGCACCCACCATGCCCTGGTACGAGATACCGGTGTATTTCCGCAAGCATCGCGCGGCGGTGCTGGCGGCGAACGGCAATTTTTACTACCGGGGGTATGGGGAGATCGTGCGGCGGCACCTGTTCAGGCCGGTGTTCACCCCTGTCCACCCCACCTGGTAG
- a CDS encoding alpha/beta fold hydrolase, with translation MTSTSTPTAGHAAQSNYYKPSRTMRALRFGLTTSQRLWPALGVRAAYRLFGTPLPPKWLYRGQGPGAEWRREGWAFEDASVGIYHLAAQDSGAESAPVVLLVHGWGGHAGQMLPLAQAVAAAGLRPVLLELPAHGRSAGTMSNSPQFARAIAYVTARLAADGHALRAAVAHSLGANGLALAAARGLSAERLVLLAPPASPREYTRYFAHTFGLNEATRLSMQRLFESREGVLMPQLEPAAVGPRIAQPTLIVHDRDDRVNRFADAEAYRDAIAGARLVATQGWGHRRILKEAEVLAQVTRFVAAD, from the coding sequence ATGACGAGCACTTCCACCCCGACTGCCGGCCATGCCGCGCAGTCGAACTACTACAAGCCCAGCCGCACGATGCGCGCGCTGCGCTTCGGCCTGACCACGTCGCAGCGCCTCTGGCCCGCGCTGGGCGTGCGCGCCGCCTACCGCCTGTTCGGCACGCCGCTGCCGCCCAAGTGGCTCTACCGCGGCCAGGGCCCCGGCGCGGAGTGGCGGCGCGAGGGCTGGGCCTTCGAAGACGCGAGTGTCGGCATCTACCACCTGGCCGCGCAGGACTCGGGTGCGGAGTCGGCGCCGGTGGTGCTGCTGGTGCATGGCTGGGGCGGGCACGCGGGGCAGATGCTGCCGCTCGCGCAGGCCGTGGCGGCTGCAGGCCTGCGGCCCGTGCTGCTCGAACTGCCGGCGCACGGCCGCAGCGCGGGCACGATGAGCAACTCGCCGCAGTTCGCGCGCGCCATTGCCTACGTCACGGCCCGGCTCGCGGCTGATGGCCACGCGTTGCGTGCCGCCGTCGCGCATTCGCTGGGTGCCAACGGCCTGGCACTTGCCGCCGCGCGCGGCCTCTCGGCAGAACGCCTCGTGCTGCTCGCGCCGCCTGCCTCGCCGCGCGAATACACGCGCTACTTCGCGCACACCTTCGGCCTCAACGAAGCCACGCGCCTGTCGATGCAGCGGCTGTTCGAGTCGCGCGAAGGCGTGCTGATGCCGCAACTGGAGCCAGCGGCAGTGGGCCCGCGCATCGCGCAGCCCACGCTCATCGTGCATGACCGCGACGATCGCGTGAACCGCTTCGCCGACGCCGAGGCGTACCGCGATGCGATCGCCGGCGCACGGCTCGTGGCCACGCAGGGTTGGGGGCATCGCCGCATCCTCAAGGAGGCCGAGGTGCTGGCCCAGGTCACGCGCTTCGTCGCGGCGGATTGA
- a CDS encoding TetR/AcrR family transcriptional regulator translates to MDAKTQKSELTRAAIVGAAMNLALAEGLEAITLQAVASRLGLSKSGVFSRVGSREALQKAVIEEYGRGFLAEVFVPAMQKPKGLPRLNEIVARWIARTRDVEMHTGCLYTAGAFEFDDREGELRDMLLGEITRWRAALRRTVLQAIETGELKADTDPAQLVSEINGLTMTQLHDARFLRDPQAADRAMQTWQRLLSSYLA, encoded by the coding sequence ATGGACGCCAAGACCCAGAAAAGCGAACTCACCCGCGCTGCCATCGTCGGCGCTGCGATGAACCTTGCGCTGGCCGAAGGCCTGGAAGCGATCACGCTGCAGGCCGTGGCCAGCCGGCTGGGCTTGTCCAAGAGCGGCGTGTTCTCGCGCGTGGGTTCGCGCGAGGCGCTGCAGAAGGCCGTCATCGAAGAGTACGGCCGCGGCTTCCTGGCCGAGGTGTTTGTGCCCGCCATGCAAAAACCCAAGGGCCTGCCCCGGCTCAACGAGATCGTCGCGCGCTGGATCGCCCGCACGCGAGACGTCGAAATGCACACCGGCTGCCTCTACACAGCCGGCGCCTTCGAGTTCGACGACCGCGAAGGCGAGCTGCGCGACATGTTGCTGGGCGAGATCACCCGCTGGCGCGCTGCGCTGCGCCGCACCGTGCTGCAAGCCATCGAGACCGGCGAGCTGAAGGCCGACACCGACCCCGCACAGCTCGTGAGCGAGATCAACGGCCTGACCATGACCCAACTGCACGACGCGCGTTTCCTGCGCGATCCGCAGGCCGCCGACCGCGCCATGCAGACCTGGCAGCGGCTTCTTTCCAGCTACCTCGCCTGA
- a CDS encoding rhodanese-like domain-containing protein, whose translation MNPTRAKTVTPADLQALLLQEPVAELALLDVRETRWFVQRHPNLARNAPFSGLELQVGTLVPRRSTPVVLYDDYNAPDGVAQAAVAVLARLGYTDVRTLDGGLQRWVTEGLPAIDGYGTLVKAFGDRARLHYGTPALPVEALRARQRDGRPTTLVDARPRAEFEFLSLPGARNHAGTELALRRFEQHGADDADHLWAINCFSRTRGIVGATTLRLLGRAPDTVFVEDGVMAWGLQGAPTVQNAAPSDELPPESPEVLRRIADDLLERFALPVADAAQLARWRDGDNERTLYVFDVRPTADPAFAGTGVQQVPGGQLLMHFENLVGTRGARIVLLDDPAHRLRAAITSFWLTQLNQAEIYVYEGELAPDQAPPATAATVNNAPSPLAPDALAQLRRNGAVTVIDVGPSLDYERGHLPGALYMLPASLAPLVLHAVAGRTLVFTSPDGTAAARVARDAHQRWPSSGAVFTWLQGGTQGWKASGRPLTTAFVPAQLLTPFDDDWGSVMRVFGPRRDAAWADYLAWERALAERVLQDPSVRFRFFPLSAPAQESGRAARS comes from the coding sequence ATGAATCCGACCAGGGCAAAAACCGTCACCCCGGCAGACCTGCAAGCTCTGCTGCTGCAAGAGCCCGTGGCCGAGCTAGCGCTGCTTGACGTGCGCGAAACCCGGTGGTTCGTCCAGCGCCACCCCAACCTCGCGCGCAACGCGCCCTTCAGCGGGCTCGAACTGCAGGTCGGCACGCTGGTGCCGCGTCGCTCCACGCCCGTCGTGCTCTACGACGACTACAACGCGCCCGACGGCGTTGCACAAGCCGCCGTGGCCGTGCTCGCGCGCCTGGGCTACACCGATGTGCGCACGCTCGACGGCGGCCTGCAGCGCTGGGTGACCGAAGGCCTGCCCGCCATCGACGGCTACGGCACGCTGGTCAAGGCCTTCGGCGATCGTGCGCGGCTGCACTACGGCACGCCGGCGTTGCCCGTCGAGGCGCTGCGCGCGCGCCAACGCGATGGCCGGCCGACCACGCTGGTCGATGCCCGGCCGCGTGCCGAGTTCGAATTTCTCTCGCTGCCCGGCGCGCGCAACCACGCGGGTACAGAGCTGGCGCTGCGCCGCTTCGAGCAGCACGGAGCCGACGATGCGGACCATCTCTGGGCCATCAACTGCTTCAGCCGCACGCGCGGCATCGTCGGCGCGACCACGCTGCGGCTGCTGGGCCGCGCGCCCGACACGGTGTTCGTCGAAGACGGTGTCATGGCCTGGGGCCTGCAGGGTGCCCCGACCGTGCAGAACGCAGCCCCCAGCGACGAGCTGCCGCCCGAATCCCCCGAGGTGTTGCGTCGCATCGCCGACGACCTGCTCGAACGCTTCGCCTTGCCCGTGGCCGACGCCGCACAGCTCGCCCGATGGCGTGACGGCGACAACGAACGCACCCTCTACGTCTTCGACGTGCGGCCCACCGCCGACCCGGCCTTCGCGGGCACGGGCGTGCAGCAGGTGCCGGGTGGCCAGCTGCTGATGCACTTCGAGAACCTTGTTGGCACGCGCGGCGCGCGCATCGTGCTGCTCGACGACCCGGCGCATCGGCTGCGTGCCGCCATCACGAGCTTCTGGCTCACGCAGCTCAACCAGGCCGAGATCTACGTCTACGAGGGCGAACTGGCGCCGGACCAGGCACCGCCTGCCACCGCAGCGACGGTGAACAACGCCCCTTCGCCTCTCGCCCCCGACGCGCTGGCCCAGCTGCGCAGGAACGGTGCCGTCACGGTGATCGACGTCGGCCCCAGCCTCGACTACGAGCGCGGCCATCTGCCGGGCGCGCTCTACATGCTGCCTGCCTCGCTGGCGCCGCTGGTCTTGCACGCCGTGGCCGGCCGCACGCTGGTCTTCACCTCGCCCGACGGCACGGCCGCCGCGCGCGTGGCGCGCGATGCGCACCAGCGCTGGCCGAGTTCGGGGGCGGTGTTCACCTGGCTCCAGGGCGGAACGCAGGGCTGGAAGGCTTCTGGCAGGCCGCTGACGACTGCTTTCGTTCCGGCCCAGCTGCTGACCCCCTTCGACGACGACTGGGGCTCGGTGATGCGCGTGTTCGGTCCGCGCCGCGATGCGGCCTGGGCCGACTACCTCGCGTGGGAGCGCGCATTGGCAGAACGGGTCCTGCAGGACCCGTCCGTGCGCTTTCGCTTCTTTCCGCTCAGCGCGCCGGCGCAGGAGTCGGGTCGGGCAGCTCGATCTTGA
- a CDS encoding CysB family HTH-type transcriptional regulator, with product MNFQQLRSVREAVRCGFNLTEVAHTLHTSQPGVSRQIRELEEELGIELFVRAGKRLTGLTEPGGHVLPIIERMLMESSNLRHAGQEFVAQQSGLLSVAATHSQARYAMPVAVQEFRAQFPNVKLHLHQGSPKQIAQMLLDGEADVGIATEALGDYPQLVALPCYRWTHSVIVPPEHPLLDAPLTLEALTRYPLITYDTGFTGRSRIDEAFEQRGLQPNIVLAAMDADVIKTYVQLGLGIGIVAGVAYEAERDTQLRALDAGRLFGINLTKLAVRRGTYLRKYVYAFIESFAPTLTRAVVEKALGDEARASHYEI from the coding sequence ATGAACTTTCAACAACTGCGCTCGGTACGCGAGGCCGTTCGTTGCGGCTTCAACCTGACCGAAGTCGCCCACACCCTTCACACCTCCCAGCCCGGCGTGAGCCGGCAGATCCGCGAGCTCGAAGAGGAGCTCGGCATCGAGCTCTTCGTGCGCGCCGGCAAGCGGCTCACGGGGCTCACCGAGCCCGGCGGGCACGTGCTGCCGATCATCGAGCGCATGCTGATGGAGAGCAGCAACCTGCGCCATGCGGGCCAGGAGTTCGTCGCGCAGCAAAGCGGCCTGCTCTCGGTGGCGGCCACGCACTCGCAGGCGCGCTATGCGATGCCGGTGGCGGTGCAGGAATTCCGCGCGCAGTTTCCGAACGTGAAGCTGCACCTGCACCAGGGCTCGCCCAAGCAGATCGCGCAGATGCTGCTCGACGGCGAAGCCGACGTGGGCATCGCCACAGAGGCTCTGGGCGACTATCCGCAGCTGGTCGCCCTGCCCTGCTATCGCTGGACGCATTCGGTGATCGTGCCGCCGGAGCATCCATTGCTCGACGCGCCGCTGACGCTAGAAGCGCTCACGCGCTATCCGCTGATCACCTACGACACGGGCTTCACGGGCCGTTCGCGCATCGACGAGGCCTTCGAGCAGCGCGGGCTGCAGCCCAACATCGTGCTGGCCGCGATGGACGCCGACGTGATCAAGACCTACGTGCAGTTGGGCCTGGGCATTGGCATCGTCGCCGGCGTGGCCTACGAAGCCGAGCGCGACACGCAGCTGCGCGCGCTCGATGCGGGGCGGCTGTTCGGCATCAATCTCACCAAGCTCGCGGTGCGGCGCGGCACTTACCTGCGCAAGTACGTCTATGCCTTCATCGAGTCGTTCGCGCCGACGCTGACGCGCGCAGTCGTCGAGAAGGCTCTGGGCGACGAGGC